The window CTATGCCTAACCCCAGTCGCCAGGCTTTAGCGGGTATAGTTTGGGCTTGTACACTTATTGCAAAAAATAACACCGTTACTATCGCGGCTAAAATTGTCAATTTAAATAGTGATTTCATTATGTAGTTGGGTTTAAAATGAGCATTCACTATCTATTACTGCAGTTTTTTTGAAAGCGTTGCCTGGTATTACAAATTTTAATGGCAGATAACCCGGCAAACAAAAAATGCTACCCCACAAAGCGGGATAGCATTAACTTTAGACTATAATCTTAAGACTTCGAACTTAATTATGGCCAGATACCAAGGTTTTGGTACGATACCGCTATTTTATTAATTGCACCAACAAAAGCTGCAGTACGCAGGGTATCAATCTTAGGTGTGTTTCTGAATGTCTCCCTTATCTCGTGATAAGAACGGATCATCGTGTCCTCTAAGCCTGAGTTAACCAGTTCTAACTCCGATGCACCTTTTACAATAGTAGCACGCTGTACATCGTTTAGGGCAACACCAGTTATACCTTCTACCATGTTTACCAGATTTAAGTTTGAGTTCTCTTCAAACCTGCGGTTCATACGGCCAAATGCTACGTGCGACAGGTTTTTCAGCCACTCGAAGTAGGATACAGTTACACCGCCTGCGTTGGCATACATATCCGGCACAATAAGGCCGCCCATTTCATAAAATATGGTTTCAGCTTCAGGGGTAGTAGGGCCGTTAGCGCCTTCTACTATAATTTTAGCTTTAATGCGGCGGATATTATCTACAGTGATCTGGTTTTCCAATGCAGCTGGTACCAGTATATCGCAAGGTTGTTCCAAACCCTCGCCCGAATTGGTGAACGATTGCGCTCCGGGATAGTTTAAAATTGAACCGGTAGCTTTACGGTGCTGGAACACAGCATCATAATCTAAACCGTTGGCATTATAAACAGCACCTTCAAACTCGCAAAGACCAACTATGGTAGCCCCAAATTCTGCCAGGTATTTTGCCGAATAGTAACCTACGTTACCCAAGCCTTGTACAATTACTTTTTTACCGGCTAAACCTGCGGTTAAGCCAATTTTTTGCATGTCCTCGCCAAAGCTTACACATTCGCGGGCGGCAATGGCAACACCACGACCGGTAGCCTCGCGGCGGCCAGCAATACCGTGTAACGCCAATGGCTTACCTGTTACTACGCCCATTGCATCCAGTTGGCCCGGGTTCATTGTGGCATAGGTATCGGCTATCCAGCTCATTTCACGCTCGCCGCTTCCGTAATCGGGTGCAGGTACGTCAATACTTGGGCCGATAAAATTCTTCTTGGTTAATTCTACAGTGTAGCGGCGGGTAATGTTTTCCAGTTCCTGTACAGTGTAGTTTTTAGGGTTGATCTTAATACCACCTTTAGCACCACCAAACGGTACGTTTACAATGGCGCATTTGTAGGTCATTAGCGCGGCAAGGGCCATTACCTCGTCCTCGTTTACCATTTCGCTGTAGCGGATACCGCCCTTGGTTGGCGATTGGTGATGCGAGTGCTCGATACGCCATG of the Mucilaginibacter boryungensis genome contains:
- a CDS encoding Glu/Leu/Phe/Val family dehydrogenase, which codes for MANNNKAAMEDMHFFADVCKNFDYAAKFTNHDAGLLDQIKSCNSVYRFRFPIRRGNGFEVIDAWRIEHSHHQSPTKGGIRYSEMVNEDEVMALAALMTYKCAIVNVPFGGAKGGIKINPKNYTVQELENITRRYTVELTKKNFIGPSIDVPAPDYGSGEREMSWIADTYATMNPGQLDAMGVVTGKPLALHGIAGRREATGRGVAIAARECVSFGEDMQKIGLTAGLAGKKVIVQGLGNVGYYSAKYLAEFGATIVGLCEFEGAVYNANGLDYDAVFQHRKATGSILNYPGAQSFTNSGEGLEQPCDILVPAALENQITVDNIRRIKAKIIVEGANGPTTPEAETIFYEMGGLIVPDMYANAGGVTVSYFEWLKNLSHVAFGRMNRRFEENSNLNLVNMVEGITGVALNDVQRATIVKGASELELVNSGLEDTMIRSYHEIRETFRNTPKIDTLRTAAFVGAINKIAVSYQNLGIWP